One region of Streptomyces sp. CG4 genomic DNA includes:
- a CDS encoding FadR/GntR family transcriptional regulator: MTTPGRGLHGHVLDTLGPAITAGEYPPGSVLRTDELAQHFEVSRSVMREAVRVLESMHLVESRRRVGVTVRPKAEWNVYDPQVIRWRLAGADRPHQLRSLTVLRSAVEPVAAGLAAKHATAEQCAELTECALGMVAHSRGHELEAYLIHDVAFHRVVLTASGNEMFARLGDVVAEVLAGRTHHEVMFEDPDPAAVTLHVQVAEAVRAGDATRAEQLTREITMGALQELDILAP; this comes from the coding sequence ATGACCACACCGGGCCGGGGGCTGCACGGCCATGTCCTGGACACCCTCGGCCCCGCGATCACCGCCGGCGAGTACCCGCCGGGCAGCGTGCTGCGCACGGACGAACTCGCCCAGCACTTCGAGGTGTCACGCTCCGTGATGCGCGAGGCGGTCCGCGTGCTGGAGTCCATGCACCTGGTCGAGTCCCGCCGCCGGGTGGGTGTGACGGTCCGGCCGAAGGCCGAGTGGAACGTCTACGACCCGCAGGTCATCCGCTGGCGCCTCGCGGGCGCCGACCGGCCCCACCAGCTGCGCTCACTGACCGTGCTGCGCTCGGCGGTCGAACCGGTCGCGGCCGGCCTCGCCGCCAAGCACGCCACGGCCGAGCAGTGCGCCGAACTCACCGAGTGCGCGCTCGGCATGGTGGCCCACTCGCGCGGCCACGAACTGGAGGCGTACCTGATCCACGACGTCGCCTTCCACCGGGTCGTCCTGACCGCCTCCGGCAACGAGATGTTCGCCCGGCTCGGCGACGTCGTCGCGGAGGTCCTGGCCGGCCGCACCCACCACGAGGTCATGTTCGAGGACCCCGACCCGGCGGCGGTCACCCTGCACGTACAGGTCGCGGAAGCCGTCCGTGCCGGTGACGCGACCCGCGCCGAACAGCTGACCAGGGAGATCACCATGGGCGCGCTCCAGGAACTGGACATCCTGGCGCCCTGA
- a CDS encoding YchJ family protein, with amino-acid sequence MTSRACPCGLPRPYDACCGRFHAGPVSAPSAELLMRSRYSAFVTGDAGYLLRTWHPRTRPETLDLDPRMKWTGLEILDRTDGSAFHTTGTVTFRASYRGGSLHERSRFERVDGAWVYVDGDFLD; translated from the coding sequence ATGACCTCGCGTGCCTGCCCCTGCGGACTCCCCCGGCCCTACGACGCCTGCTGCGGCCGTTTCCACGCGGGACCGGTGAGCGCGCCGAGCGCCGAGCTGCTGATGCGGTCCCGGTACAGCGCGTTCGTGACGGGGGACGCGGGGTATCTGCTGCGCACCTGGCATCCGCGGACCCGGCCCGAGACCCTGGACCTCGACCCGCGGATGAAGTGGACGGGGCTGGAGATCCTCGACCGCACCGACGGGTCCGCCTTCCACACCACGGGCACGGTGACGTTCCGCGCCTCCTACCGGGGCGGTTCGCTGCACGAGCGCAGCCGCTTCGAGCGGGTGGACGGGGCGTGGGTGTACGTGGACGGGGACTTCCTCGACTGA
- a CDS encoding dsRBD fold-containing protein: MTRPARSRPPAVKEWRLNLYLSEHDPDTTARIVLDTGDNVLESCAEARRSPYDPDVPEIGDELAAGRALIAMGRILLRAADGDMKAVGSNEKDGPSPLWMDRQWE; this comes from the coding sequence ATGACCCGACCCGCGAGGAGCCGTCCTCCGGCCGTCAAGGAGTGGCGGCTGAACCTGTATCTGTCCGAGCACGACCCGGACACCACCGCCCGGATCGTCCTGGACACCGGGGACAACGTCCTGGAGAGCTGCGCCGAGGCCCGCCGCAGCCCGTACGACCCCGACGTACCGGAGATCGGCGACGAACTCGCGGCCGGGCGGGCGCTCATCGCCATGGGCCGGATCCTGCTGCGTGCCGCCGACGGGGACATGAAGGCGGTGGGCTCGAACGAGAAGGACGGCCCGTCGCCGCTGTGGATGGACCGGCAATGGGAATGA
- the polX gene encoding DNA polymerase/3'-5' exonuclease PolX — protein sequence MARPNDEVEALLREYADLIAITGGDAFKARAYEKAARAIGGYPADIAKLDADGLKEIPNVGRSIADKVIEYLRTGKMAVVEERRAKIPAGVRELITIPGLGPKKALRLYEDLHISSVSELTSAIEADALADLKGFGEKTQDNIRHGIELLQQAGARVPLSLALDTAEEIVAELSGVTGCTRCAYAGSLRRMRETVGDLDVLVAAKRSDRFMAALCELPATAEVIARGTKKTSVRTAKGLQVDLRVVPPESWGAAMQYFTGSKAHNIRTRTIAVHQGLKLSEYGLFDAESGDSLASRSEEEVYARLGLPWIAPTLREDRGEIEAALHGELPEVVTERDIRGDLHTHTDLTDGLAPLEEMVAAAAERGYKYYAVTDHAPNLYMQRMTDEKILAQRERLRELDGTHHKMRLLHGTELNIDPDGEVDWPEEFLAGFDLCVASLHSHFDLGRKAMTRRLVRACENPYVTILGHPTTRLIGKRPGVNADWDEVFAACARTGTALEVNAQPDRLDLCDEDILRARGHGVKFAVNTDAHAVPHLAQLRYGVGTAQRGWLTRDDVINTWPLTRLRAFLRKGR from the coding sequence GTGGCCCGGCCCAATGACGAGGTCGAGGCGCTCCTGCGGGAGTACGCGGACCTCATCGCCATCACGGGAGGCGACGCCTTCAAGGCGCGCGCCTACGAGAAGGCGGCGCGTGCCATCGGCGGCTATCCGGCCGACATCGCCAAGCTGGACGCGGACGGCCTGAAGGAGATCCCGAACGTGGGCCGGTCGATCGCCGACAAGGTGATCGAGTATCTGCGCACGGGGAAGATGGCGGTGGTCGAGGAGCGCCGCGCGAAGATCCCCGCCGGGGTCCGCGAGCTGATCACCATCCCCGGTCTGGGCCCCAAGAAGGCACTGCGGCTCTACGAGGACCTGCACATCTCCTCGGTGAGTGAGCTGACCTCGGCGATCGAGGCGGACGCGCTGGCCGATCTGAAGGGCTTCGGCGAGAAGACGCAGGACAACATCCGGCACGGCATCGAGCTGCTCCAGCAGGCGGGCGCCCGGGTGCCGCTGTCGCTGGCCCTGGACACCGCGGAGGAGATCGTCGCCGAGCTGTCCGGGGTGACCGGCTGCACGCGCTGTGCCTACGCCGGTTCGCTGCGCCGGATGCGGGAGACCGTCGGGGATCTGGACGTGCTGGTCGCGGCGAAGCGGTCGGACCGGTTCATGGCGGCGCTGTGCGAGCTGCCCGCCACCGCGGAGGTCATCGCGCGCGGCACGAAGAAGACGTCGGTGCGCACCGCGAAGGGGCTCCAGGTGGATCTGCGGGTGGTGCCGCCCGAGTCGTGGGGTGCCGCGATGCAGTACTTCACCGGCTCGAAGGCGCACAACATCCGTACCCGCACCATCGCGGTGCACCAGGGGCTGAAGCTCTCCGAGTACGGCCTGTTCGACGCCGAGAGCGGGGACTCGCTGGCCTCCCGCAGCGAGGAGGAGGTGTACGCCCGGCTCGGGCTGCCGTGGATCGCGCCGACGCTGCGGGAGGACCGCGGGGAGATCGAGGCGGCCCTGCACGGCGAGCTGCCCGAGGTGGTGACCGAGCGGGACATCCGCGGTGACCTGCACACCCACACCGATCTCACGGACGGCCTCGCCCCGCTGGAGGAGATGGTGGCGGCGGCCGCCGAGCGCGGGTACAAGTACTACGCGGTCACCGACCACGCGCCCAACCTGTACATGCAGCGCATGACCGACGAGAAGATCCTCGCCCAGCGGGAGCGGCTGCGGGAGCTGGACGGCACCCACCACAAGATGCGGCTGCTGCACGGCACGGAGCTCAATATCGACCCGGACGGGGAGGTGGACTGGCCGGAGGAGTTCCTGGCCGGCTTCGACCTGTGCGTGGCCTCCCTGCACTCGCACTTCGACCTGGGCCGAAAGGCCATGACCCGGCGGCTGGTGCGGGCCTGCGAGAACCCGTACGTCACCATCCTCGGGCACCCGACGACCCGGCTGATCGGCAAGCGGCCGGGCGTCAACGCCGACTGGGACGAGGTGTTCGCGGCGTGCGCGCGCACCGGCACCGCGCTGGAGGTGAACGCCCAGCCGGACCGGCTCGACCTGTGCGACGAGGACATCCTGCGGGCCCGCGGGCACGGTGTGAAGTTCGCCGTGAACACCGACGCCCACGCCGTCCCGCACCTGGCGCAGCTGCGCTACGGCGTCGGCACGGCGCAGCGTGGCTGGCTCACCCGGGACGACGTGATCAACACCTGGCCGCTGACCCGGCTGCGCGCGTTCCTGCGCAAGGGGAGATGA
- a CDS encoding M1 family metallopeptidase, whose product MAVQQSVGPDSYFPDNGDARYRVHRYELTLDYRPGPNRLAGTARINAIAGRAPLPEFQLNLADFKIGRIRVDGRQPHYTHRGGRLRVKPAKPLRAGAAFTVEVHWSGNPKPVVSPWGGIGWEELADGALVASQPIGAPSWYPCNDRPADKASYLISVTTPSAYAVVSGGRLLTRTTKASTTTWVYEQSAPTSSYLVGLAIGKFQTVLLGDPGPGGVPQHGHIPAHLLPEFSRDFARQPAMMELFQELFGPYPFEEYAVAVTEEELDVPVEAQGLSLFGSNHVDGARGSERLVAHELAHQWFGNCVSIADWRHIWLNEGFAKYAEWLWSERSGGRSAQQLAAAAHRLLAGLPQDLRLADPGRRSMFDDRLYERGGLVLHALRCALGDDAFFRMLRAWVRLHRNGTVTTAVFTEHVARFADEPLDGLFQAWVHGAKLPPLPMPGNLP is encoded by the coding sequence GTGGCAGTTCAGCAGTCGGTCGGTCCGGACTCGTACTTCCCGGACAACGGTGACGCCCGCTACCGGGTGCACCGCTACGAGCTCACGCTGGACTACCGCCCGGGCCCGAACCGGCTGGCGGGCACCGCGCGGATCAACGCCATCGCGGGCCGGGCGCCGCTGCCCGAGTTCCAGCTCAATCTGGCCGACTTCAAGATCGGCCGGATCCGGGTGGACGGCCGGCAGCCGCACTACACGCACCGGGGCGGCAGGCTGCGGGTGAAGCCGGCGAAGCCGTTGCGGGCCGGGGCCGCCTTCACCGTCGAGGTGCACTGGTCCGGGAACCCGAAACCGGTGGTCAGCCCCTGGGGCGGGATCGGCTGGGAGGAACTGGCGGACGGGGCGCTGGTGGCGAGCCAGCCGATCGGGGCGCCGTCCTGGTATCCGTGCAACGACCGGCCCGCCGACAAGGCGTCGTATCTGATCTCGGTGACCACGCCGTCGGCGTACGCGGTGGTCTCGGGCGGGCGGCTGCTGACCCGGACGACGAAGGCGTCGACGACCACCTGGGTGTACGAGCAGTCCGCTCCCACGTCGAGCTATCTCGTCGGGCTCGCGATCGGCAAGTTCCAGACGGTGCTGCTGGGCGATCCGGGGCCGGGCGGGGTGCCGCAGCACGGGCACATCCCGGCTCATCTGCTGCCGGAGTTCTCCCGGGACTTCGCGCGGCAGCCCGCGATGATGGAGCTGTTCCAGGAGCTGTTCGGGCCGTACCCGTTCGAGGAGTACGCGGTCGCGGTGACCGAGGAGGAGCTCGATGTGCCGGTCGAGGCACAGGGGTTGTCGCTGTTCGGCTCCAACCACGTGGACGGCGCCCGCGGTTCGGAGCGGCTGGTGGCGCACGAGCTGGCGCACCAGTGGTTCGGCAACTGTGTGTCCATAGCCGACTGGCGGCACATCTGGCTGAACGAGGGTTTCGCCAAGTACGCGGAGTGGCTGTGGTCCGAGCGCTCGGGCGGCCGCAGCGCGCAGCAACTCGCGGCCGCCGCACACCGGTTGCTGGCCGGGCTGCCGCAGGATCTGCGGCTCGCCGATCCGGGGCGCCGGTCGATGTTCGACGACCGGCTCTACGAGCGCGGCGGTCTGGTCCTGCACGCGCTGCGCTGCGCGCTCGGCGACGACGCGTTCTTCCGCATGCTGCGCGCCTGGGTGCGGCTGCACCGGAACGGGACGGTGACGACGGCGGTGTTCACCGAGCATGTGGCCCGGTTCGCCGATGAGCCGCTGGACGGGCTGTTCCAGGCGTGGGTGCACGGGGCGAAGCTGCCGCCGCTGCCGATGCCCGGCAACCTTCCCTAG
- a CDS encoding Pls/PosA family non-ribosomal peptide synthetase encodes MAAIDESSALGLLDEEIRTQFGDRARFSAGPAASPRTLVDLFDATVRSHPDEPALDDGTACLTYRALAVEVERLRQRLAGEGVGLGDRVGVRVPSGTNELYVAILAVLAAGAAYVPVDAEDPDERAELVFGEAGVRAVIGAGHGITVTGHAVADHADTIGHASTVDQAGTVSHVGTISQTGTAHGASGSPAARPGAEHDAWIIFTSGSTGKPKGVAVTHRSAAAFVDAEAALFLTEEPIGPGDRVMAGLSVAFDASCEEMWLAWRYGACLVPVPRSQVRSGADLGPWLVEQEITVVSTVPTLAALWEPETLNDVRLLIFGGEACPPELAQRLVTEGREVWNTYGPTEATVVACAALLTGEEPIRIGLPLGGWELAVVDDAGEPVAMGGSGQLVIGGVGLARYLDAEKDAEKYAPLESLGWERAYRSGDLVKADPEGLVFLGRADEQIKLGGRRIELGEVDAALQALPGVAGAAAAVRTARSGNQLLVGYVVTQDGWDHAAAVEKLRAALPAALVPLLAPVAELPTRTSGKVDRSALPWPLEGVETPKADLYGTEAWLAEQWAEVLGIPVTGASDDFFAIGGGSLAAAQLTTRLRTRYPSVAVLDIYQQPVLRKLARRLEASVQDDGARRTVAPVPVRAQALQLLLLVPLVTLLGLRWTLALAAVGNLLPGYGWLPTAPWWLLAAGALLFFTPPGRIAVAAGGARLLLRGLAPGRYTRGGSVHLRLWAAERLAEFSGATTLTGSWLERYARALGARIGPEVDLHSLPPVTGLLKVGRGAAVESEVDLSGYWLDGDRLEIGTVKVGAHAVVGTRSMLFPGARVGKRAEVAPGSAVSGQVPTGQRWAGAPAVKLGKAKRNWPKERPQRGTYWRVMYGITGLALSALPLLAGGAALLVARLFVTPGGSLAQALRGAALGLVPATLAYGLAYALLILVSVRLLSLGLREGTHPTHSRVGWQAWTVTQLMDRARETLFPLYAGLVTPVWLRLLGMRIGRGAEVSTVLALPSLTTVGEGAFLADDTLTAPYELGGGWVRIGHARIGRRAFLGNSGMTAPGRRVPDGGLVGVLSATPKKAKKGTSYLGLPPVKLPRSTADGDQSRTYDPPARLLWARGLVELCRIVPVLCSAALAAATVAALCALGPWAWALSGVVLLGAGVAAAVVSVLAKWLLVGRHRAGEHPLWSSFVWRNELADTFVEVLAVPWLAGAVPGTPVMTAWLRGLGARIGKGVWVESYWLPETDLVTLEDAATVNRGCVLQTHLFHDRILRTDTVVLREGATLGPGGIVLPGSAVGARATLGPASLVMAAESVPDDTRWLGNPIEAWRS; translated from the coding sequence ATGGCAGCCATAGACGAGAGCAGCGCTCTCGGCCTGCTCGACGAAGAGATCCGCACGCAGTTCGGCGACCGGGCGCGGTTCTCCGCGGGTCCCGCGGCCTCGCCGCGCACCCTGGTCGACCTCTTCGACGCGACCGTGCGGTCCCACCCGGACGAGCCCGCCCTGGACGACGGTACGGCATGCCTCACCTACCGCGCGCTGGCCGTCGAGGTGGAGCGGCTGCGGCAGCGGCTGGCGGGCGAGGGGGTCGGGCTCGGGGACCGGGTCGGGGTGCGGGTTCCCTCGGGGACCAATGAGCTGTACGTCGCGATCCTCGCCGTCCTCGCCGCCGGTGCCGCCTATGTCCCCGTCGATGCCGAGGACCCGGACGAGCGGGCCGAGCTGGTCTTCGGGGAGGCCGGGGTGCGGGCGGTCATCGGCGCCGGGCACGGCATCACCGTCACCGGGCACGCCGTCGCCGACCACGCCGACACCATCGGCCACGCCAGCACCGTCGACCAGGCCGGCACCGTCAGCCACGTCGGCACCATCAGCCAAACCGGCACCGCGCACGGCGCCTCCGGCTCCCCCGCCGCGCGGCCCGGTGCCGAGCACGACGCCTGGATCATCTTCACCTCCGGGTCCACCGGGAAGCCCAAGGGCGTCGCCGTCACCCACCGCAGCGCCGCCGCCTTCGTGGATGCCGAGGCCGCGCTGTTCCTGACCGAGGAGCCGATCGGGCCCGGCGACCGGGTCATGGCCGGGCTGTCGGTCGCCTTCGACGCGTCCTGCGAGGAGATGTGGCTGGCCTGGCGGTACGGCGCCTGTCTGGTGCCGGTGCCACGGTCGCAGGTCAGGAGCGGTGCCGATCTCGGGCCGTGGCTGGTCGAGCAGGAGATCACGGTCGTGTCCACCGTGCCCACGCTGGCCGCGCTGTGGGAGCCCGAAACCCTCAACGACGTACGGCTGCTGATCTTCGGCGGCGAGGCCTGCCCGCCCGAACTGGCGCAGCGGCTGGTCACCGAGGGGCGCGAGGTGTGGAACACCTACGGGCCGACCGAGGCGACCGTCGTGGCCTGCGCCGCGCTGCTCACCGGCGAGGAGCCCATCCGGATCGGGCTGCCCCTGGGCGGGTGGGAGCTCGCCGTCGTGGATGACGCCGGGGAACCGGTGGCCATGGGCGGCAGCGGGCAGCTCGTGATCGGCGGGGTCGGGCTCGCGCGGTACCTCGACGCCGAGAAGGACGCGGAGAAGTACGCGCCGCTGGAATCCCTCGGCTGGGAGCGGGCCTATCGGAGCGGTGACCTGGTCAAGGCCGATCCCGAAGGGCTGGTCTTCCTGGGGCGGGCCGACGAGCAGATCAAGCTCGGCGGGCGGCGGATCGAGCTGGGCGAGGTGGATGCCGCGCTGCAGGCGCTGCCCGGGGTGGCGGGGGCCGCGGCCGCCGTGCGCACCGCCCGCAGCGGCAATCAGCTACTCGTCGGCTATGTCGTCACCCAGGACGGCTGGGACCACGCGGCCGCCGTGGAGAAGCTGCGGGCCGCGCTGCCCGCCGCGCTGGTGCCGCTGCTCGCGCCCGTCGCCGAGCTGCCGACCCGGACGTCCGGGAAGGTGGACCGGAGCGCCCTGCCCTGGCCGCTGGAGGGTGTGGAGACCCCCAAGGCCGATCTGTACGGCACCGAGGCCTGGCTCGCCGAGCAGTGGGCGGAGGTCCTGGGCATCCCGGTGACCGGCGCATCCGACGACTTCTTCGCGATCGGCGGCGGCAGCCTCGCCGCCGCCCAGCTCACCACCCGGCTGCGCACCCGCTACCCGAGCGTCGCCGTCCTCGACATCTACCAGCAGCCCGTCCTGCGCAAGCTGGCGCGGCGGCTGGAGGCGTCCGTGCAGGACGACGGCGCGCGGCGGACGGTCGCGCCGGTCCCGGTCCGCGCCCAGGCGCTGCAGCTCCTGCTGCTCGTCCCGCTGGTCACCCTGCTCGGGCTGCGCTGGACGCTGGCCCTGGCCGCCGTCGGGAACCTGCTGCCCGGCTACGGCTGGCTGCCCACCGCCCCCTGGTGGCTGCTCGCGGCCGGTGCGCTGCTGTTCTTCACCCCGCCCGGCCGGATCGCGGTCGCGGCGGGCGGGGCGCGGCTGCTGCTGCGGGGCCTCGCACCCGGGCGGTATACGCGGGGCGGCAGCGTGCACCTGCGGCTGTGGGCCGCCGAGCGGCTGGCCGAGTTCAGCGGGGCCACCACGCTGACCGGATCCTGGCTGGAGCGGTACGCGCGGGCGCTGGGCGCCAGGATCGGGCCCGAGGTGGATCTGCACTCGCTGCCGCCGGTCACCGGCCTGCTCAAGGTGGGCCGGGGCGCGGCCGTCGAGTCCGAGGTCGACCTGTCCGGGTACTGGCTGGACGGCGACCGGCTGGAGATCGGCACGGTCAAGGTCGGCGCGCACGCCGTCGTCGGCACCCGCAGCATGCTCTTCCCGGGCGCCCGGGTCGGCAAGCGGGCCGAGGTGGCGCCGGGTTCCGCGGTGTCCGGGCAGGTGCCCACCGGTCAGCGGTGGGCGGGCGCGCCCGCGGTCAAGCTGGGCAAGGCCAAGCGCAACTGGCCCAAGGAACGCCCGCAGCGGGGCACGTACTGGCGGGTCATGTACGGCATCACCGGTCTCGCGCTGAGTGCCCTGCCGTTGCTCGCCGGCGGGGCCGCGCTGCTGGTCGCCCGGCTCTTCGTGACGCCCGGCGGCTCCCTCGCCCAGGCGCTGCGCGGGGCCGCGCTCGGGCTGGTCCCGGCCACGCTGGCCTACGGGCTGGCGTACGCGCTGCTGATCCTGGTCTCCGTACGGCTGCTGAGCCTGGGGCTGCGGGAGGGCACGCATCCGACGCACAGCCGGGTCGGCTGGCAGGCGTGGACTGTGACCCAGCTGATGGACCGGGCCCGCGAGACCCTGTTCCCGCTGTACGCCGGGCTGGTCACGCCGGTGTGGCTGCGGCTGCTGGGGATGCGGATCGGGCGGGGCGCCGAGGTGTCGACCGTGCTGGCGCTGCCGAGCCTGACCACCGTCGGCGAGGGCGCGTTCCTCGCGGACGACACGCTGACCGCGCCGTACGAGCTGGGCGGCGGCTGGGTGCGGATCGGGCACGCGCGGATCGGGCGGCGGGCGTTCCTCGGGAACTCGGGGATGACCGCGCCGGGGCGGCGGGTGCCGGACGGCGGCCTGGTCGGTGTGCTGTCGGCGACGCCGAAGAAGGCGAAGAAGGGCACCTCGTATCTGGGGCTGCCGCCGGTGAAGCTGCCGCGCAGCACCGCCGACGGGGACCAGAGCCGTACGTACGACCCGCCGGCCCGGCTCCTGTGGGCGCGCGGGCTGGTGGAGCTGTGCCGGATCGTGCCGGTGCTGTGCTCGGCGGCGCTGGCCGCGGCGACGGTGGCGGCGCTGTGTGCGCTGGGCCCGTGGGCGTGGGCGCTGTCGGGTGTGGTGCTGCTCGGGGCGGGTGTGGCCGCGGCGGTCGTCTCGGTCCTCGCGAAGTGGCTGCTCGTGGGGCGGCACCGGGCCGGGGAGCATCCGCTGTGGAGCTCCTTCGTGTGGCGCAACGAGCTCGCGGACACGTTCGTCGAGGTGCTGGCGGTGCCGTGGCTGGCCGGGGCCGTGCCGGGCACGCCGGTGATGACGGCATGGCTGCGCGGGCTCGGCGCGCGCATCGGCAAGGGCGTGTGGGTGGAGAGCTACTGGCTGCCGGAGACGGACCTGGTGACCCTGGAGGACGCCGCGACCGTGAACCGTGGCTGCGTCCTGCAGACCCACCTCTTCCACGACCGGATCTTGCGGACGGATACTGTGGTTCTCCGTGAGGGCGCCACGCTGGGCCCTGGCGGGATCGTGCTGCCCGGCAGCGCGGTCGGGGCGCGTGCGACCCTGGGTCCCGCGTCGCTCGTCATGGCAGCCGAGTCCGTCCCGGACGACACCCGCTGGCTCGGCAACCCGATCGAGGCGTGGCGTTCCTGA
- a CDS encoding M20/M25/M40 family metallo-hydrolase, which translates to MSETDTARSVTGEDEVVDLCRELIRFDTSNYGDHSGPGERQAAEWTAEKLAEVGLEPKIYESHPGRASTVARIEGEDPSRPALLIHGHLDVVPANADDWTHHPFSGEVTDGCVWGRGAVDMKDMDAMTLAVVRDRLRSGRRPPRDIVLAFLADEEAGGTYGARYLVDHHPELFEGVTEAISEVGGFSFTVNEQRRLYLIQTAEKGMHWMKLTVAGTAGHGSMIHRDNAITELSEAVARVGRHKFPVRVTKTTRAFLDELGDALGTELDPENMEATLAKLGGIAKLIGATLSNTANPTQLNAGYKVNVIPGEATAHIDGRFLPGYEEEFLGDLDRLLGPNVRREDVHADKAVETGFDGALVEAMQSALLAEDPTAKAIPYMLSGGTDAKSFDDLGIRGFGFAPLKLPPELDFAGMFHGVDERVPVDGLRFGVRVLDRFIDAS; encoded by the coding sequence GTGAGCGAGACGGACACGGCCAGGAGCGTCACCGGTGAGGACGAGGTCGTGGACCTCTGCCGCGAGCTGATCCGGTTCGACACCAGCAACTACGGCGACCACTCCGGCCCCGGCGAGCGCCAGGCCGCCGAGTGGACCGCCGAGAAGCTCGCCGAGGTCGGGCTGGAGCCGAAGATCTACGAGTCTCACCCGGGCCGCGCCTCGACCGTGGCTCGCATCGAGGGCGAGGACCCGTCCCGGCCCGCGCTGCTGATCCACGGGCACCTGGACGTCGTACCGGCCAACGCCGACGACTGGACCCACCATCCGTTCTCCGGCGAGGTCACCGACGGGTGCGTGTGGGGGCGCGGGGCCGTCGACATGAAGGACATGGACGCCATGACCCTCGCGGTCGTGCGCGACCGGCTGCGCAGCGGCCGACGGCCCCCGCGCGACATCGTGCTCGCCTTCCTCGCCGACGAGGAGGCCGGCGGCACCTACGGCGCCCGGTACCTGGTGGACCACCACCCCGAGCTGTTCGAGGGCGTCACCGAGGCGATCAGCGAGGTGGGCGGCTTCTCGTTCACGGTGAACGAGCAGCGCCGGCTCTATCTGATCCAGACGGCCGAGAAGGGCATGCACTGGATGAAGCTGACCGTGGCCGGCACCGCCGGGCACGGCTCGATGATCCACCGGGACAACGCCATCACCGAGCTGTCCGAGGCCGTCGCCCGGGTCGGCCGGCACAAGTTCCCGGTGCGGGTCACCAAGACCACCCGGGCCTTCCTCGACGAACTCGGCGACGCGCTCGGCACCGAGCTGGACCCCGAGAACATGGAGGCCACGCTCGCCAAGCTCGGCGGCATCGCCAAGCTGATCGGCGCGACCCTCAGCAACACCGCCAACCCCACACAGCTGAACGCCGGCTACAAGGTCAACGTCATCCCGGGCGAGGCCACCGCGCACATCGACGGCCGGTTCCTGCCCGGCTACGAGGAGGAGTTCCTCGGCGACCTCGACCGGCTGCTCGGCCCCAACGTCCGGCGCGAGGACGTGCACGCCGACAAGGCGGTCGAGACCGGCTTCGACGGGGCACTGGTGGAGGCCATGCAGTCCGCGCTGCTGGCCGAGGACCCCACCGCCAAGGCGATCCCCTACATGCTCTCCGGCGGCACCGACGCCAAGTCCTTCGACGACCTCGGCATCCGCGGCTTCGGCTTCGCCCCGCTGAAGCTGCCGCCGGAGCTGGACTTCGCCGGCATGTTCCACGGCGTGGACGAGCGCGTGCCGGTCGACGGGCTGCGGTTCGGGGTGCGCGTACTGGACCGGTTCATCGACGCGTCGTGA
- the chpH gene encoding chaplin ChpH, giving the protein MIKKVVAAAAATGGLVLAGAGLAVADAGAQGAAVNSPGVVSGNVVQVPVHVPANVCGNTINVVGLLNPAFGNTCVNK; this is encoded by the coding sequence ATGATCAAGAAGGTCGTCGCTGCTGCGGCTGCCACCGGTGGGCTGGTTCTCGCGGGCGCGGGCCTCGCTGTCGCAGACGCCGGAGCCCAGGGTGCCGCCGTGAACTCCCCGGGCGTTGTCTCCGGCAACGTCGTTCAGGTGCCCGTGCACGTTCCCGCGAACGTCTGCGGCAACACGATCAACGTGGTTGGGCTCCTGAACCCCGCCTTCGGCAACACCTGCGTCAACAAGTGA
- a CDS encoding chaplin, with protein sequence MRQGTRKGLMTMAAATGVIAAASGYAHADAGAFGTAAGSPGVLSGNTVQVPVHAPVNVCGNTVNVVGLLNPSAGNKCANDGGASGGHGGSGGSHAGGHTGGSPGIGSGNTVQVPIDVPVNVCGNSVNAVGVGNATTGNDCANGGGGGHTQPPGGGHGNPPGQPGHPGHPGHPGHPGHPGHPGHPGHPGHPGHPGQPGHPGTPPGKGGHTPHGPQGSHGSTPGHQQGGPSTQPLTNGQLAHTGSDLPVGLALPAGAGALLAGAVLYRKARATA encoded by the coding sequence ATGCGACAGGGCACCCGCAAGGGCCTGATGACGATGGCGGCAGCCACCGGTGTGATCGCCGCCGCGAGCGGCTATGCCCACGCCGACGCGGGCGCGTTCGGCACCGCCGCCGGCTCTCCCGGCGTACTGTCCGGCAACACCGTGCAGGTGCCGGTGCACGCGCCGGTGAACGTGTGCGGCAACACCGTGAACGTCGTCGGGCTGCTCAACCCGTCCGCGGGCAACAAGTGCGCCAACGACGGTGGCGCTTCGGGGGGACACGGCGGTTCCGGCGGCTCGCACGCGGGCGGGCACACCGGCGGCTCGCCCGGCATCGGCTCCGGCAACACGGTGCAGGTGCCGATCGACGTCCCGGTGAACGTCTGCGGCAACAGCGTGAACGCCGTCGGGGTCGGCAACGCCACCACGGGCAACGACTGCGCCAACGGAGGCGGCGGCGGGCACACCCAGCCGCCGGGCGGCGGCCACGGCAACCCGCCCGGACAGCCGGGCCACCCTGGGCATCCCGGTCACCCGGGGCACCCGGGCCATCCCGGTCACCCGGGGCATCCGGGCCACCCCGGTCACCCGGGGCACCCCGGTCAGCCGGGCCACCCGGGGACCCCGCCCGGTAAGGGCGGTCACACGCCCCACGGCCCCCAGGGGTCCCACGGGTCCACGCCGGGCCATCAGCAGGGTGGTCCCTCCACCCAGCCCCTGACCAACGGTCAGCTCGCGCACACCGGCAGTGATCTGCCGGTGGGCCTCGCGCTGCCGGCCGGTGCGGGCGCGCTGCTCGCGGGCGCGGTGCTCTACCGCAAGGCCCGGGCCACGGCGTAG